The region GACCACAAAGAGGTTACTGTTTAAAGGGAGAGGATTTAATTAATCATAATGCCTGCAGAGTGTGAAGAGGGCCATAGCAATATAGtcaaagaaggcagaatgctcaTGTCCTGTCTAGAGGATCTGGGTAAGACAAAGAACCCTTTTCTCCTGCTTAACATCTTAGTGACTAcccattgctccatgtccagaTCTCTTCTCATGGGCCCAGCCTGTCTCTTTAGCTTCAAATCTCACCACAAGCTCCTCTGTACTCTTCGTTCTACCACAACAATCTCCCTTCAGATCAGCAATGCCTTGTTTTCTCTGGGCCTTagcacatgctgttccttctgcctgcaaAACTTTTCTCTAAGTAGGTCTGGCTAGCTTCAGCGCATCCTTCATGTCATCATATGTAATGCTTTCTTCATGAGGCCTCCTCTGAAACCCAGGTCGTGTTGAGTGCCTTAACAGTATGCCCCCCAAAATCTACGACCTTGCTGTGTAGCCCAGGACATTTTGGCCTTCTTTTGTAACTGTTTACCTGTCAAACTCTCCCAGTAGACTGAGAGTTCTGTGGGCTCAGGGACCATGTCTGTCAAATCCATAATGCAGAATATATAATAGGCCTTGGTTCAGTCCTCTTTGCCTGACTGTAGGATGGAATGGGCTGGCCTATCCGTCCCAGTGCTGGATGCACAGACAAGACGAAACCCAGGTCTAGGATCAAGCAGCCCAGTTTGGAGGTGAGGATAAGGGCAGGGTAAGCAAGCTGCGGGAGACCGCGTTACCCCGCCCACCCTGGTGCGGGCGGGGCCTGATAGCTGCAGGCcctgggcggggctgggggccggAGGCAACAAGTCGTCACAGGTGACTGTGGGTACCGAGCCGGGTCCTCAGCTTGAACCAACGCTCCGGGATTCCATATCCCGGTCCCCTGTCCTGGACAGTCTCCTACCTCACCAGGAACCCCACTCAGGCCCAGCATCTTCTCATAGGCCTCTGTCCTTCATCTCAGGCCCAGGATCTCAGCCCTTTCTGGTGCCAGCAGGAGTCCCATCCTTGATTTCTCCGAGATCCTGCCCTGTCCCACCCTCCGGCCAGGACCTGGTACCTTCCGTCCAGCGCTCCCCGCTCCCCAAAGTCGCTGCCATATCGGTTCCCAGTCAGCAGGTCTGCCGAGCCTCCCCCGCGCCCGAGGCTAAAAGGGAAGGGGGGCAAAAAAGCGCGATGCACGATGGTCATTGTAGTCCAATCCATAGGAACTGCGGCTCACTGGACTACAATCCCCGGCCTGCATTGCGCCAGGGGTCGCTGCTGCAGTGGTATAAGGGGCGCGACCCTTAGAAGGCCTGTGGAAGCGTGTTGCTGCCAGTTGACTGCTTTCCTGCTAGCGACTCATAGCTGCTACTGTGACAACTGCGGGCAGagcttttcctcatctgtagtgTGGGAATAGTGGCTTCCACACCGCATAACAGCTGGGAAGTTCAAGGAGACGTGATGAGATCCACTGGGAAAGACAAACTATGGACTAGAGGGTGACGTTGTGACTATTTTTAGCCTCAGGGATGTCCTTTTAAAATATACGCTGACACCTATTCTGTGTAAAAGTGTGTGTTTGGTCCAGGACAAGTTCTGGTGATGTTGAACCCAACCCTGGGAAGAATCAAGCAAATAAAAAGGTGAGAGTTTTATGTGGTTAGAAGGGAGCGTCCCTGGCATAGTTTCATTAGAGTGTCCAGTAAAAGTCAGgggtagagaaagaagaaaaaggcaggTTTTGGAGCTGGCCTTAGATTCCTAACCTATCTTTGCTTTTCCTTAGTCTTCCtccatcccaggatgtctgaagtCTCCATCAGACATCCATCCCTGAAGTCTTCAGGGCCCCTCTGAAACTTCTCTCCTCCACCCTATTCGTTTACTAGCCCATCCCCTTTTCTGAAGGACCAGGCCCTAGGAGATgagtgaaaaggaaatgaagaaattatCCCTGCATTTTCCCACTCAGGTTTGCATGGAGCCTAGCGAAGAATAAAAGTGATTCTTAAGTGTCTTTACTGACTCATCCCTGCAGGTGAGTTGGGATGGCCAAAAATCAGGTCTGCAGAAGTGAAACATGATCATGTACATCCCCAAACAAAAAATCACCTGGAATTCACTGAGATTTTACTCACAAAGACCAAATAAGTTATGTCAATTATGATATCAAACAGCAGCTACTTAGGTatttggggtggagtggggagatgTACAGCCCTAGACACAAACTGAAAGGGTAAATGCCTTTGGTTGTAAGCAGTTCCATCCCTTCCCTGCAGTCATGGCCCTGGGATACATGAGCACCAGTGTTTACACAGAAGGCTGGGTCCTGAAGAAGTCACTTGTGCTCTTCAGACAAGGGGTCTGATCAGGGACATCCTTTAGGTGGTTAAAAGAAGTTTATTTGGTTTAGGGAGGCCAGACAGACTACTCTAGAAGATAGACAGGGAAAGGTGGAATATGTCTTGAAGTCCAGGGGCACTAGACTAGAGTCAAAGATGTCAGAGTACCATGAAGTCAGAGGTATCTGGTTGAGAGTGGAGATGCTAGAGCATTATATGGGAGAAACTGGATTGAGAAGAGGTGCTATGAATTATGGGGCTACTTAGGAGTAGGGTCACAGActactaaccaaactgatcacatcgaccacagccctgtctaactcaatgaaactttgagccatgccatgtagggccacccaagatagatgggtcatggtggagagttctgacaaaacgtggtccactagagaagggaatggcaaaccacttcattattcttgccttgagaacaccataaacagcatgaaaaggcaaaaatatagggtactgaaagatgaactccccaggttggtaggtgcccaatatgctactggagatcagtggagaaataactccagaaagaatgaagagacagagccaaagcaaaaacaacaccgagTTGTGGATatgacaggtgatggaagtaaagtccaatgctccaaagagcaatattgcataggaacctggaatgttagggccatgaatcaaggcaaattggaagtggtcaaacaggagatggagaaagtgaacatcaacattttaggaatcaatgaactaaaatggaatggattgggtgaatttaactcagatgaccattatatctactactgtgggcaagaaccccttagaagaaatggagtagtcatcatagtcaacagaagagtccaaaatgcaatacttggatgcaatctcaaaaatgacacaatgatccctgtctgtttccaaggcaaaccagtcaatatcacagtaatccaagtctatgccccaaccagtaatgctgaagaagctgaagttgaacggttctgtgaaaacctacaagaccttctagaactaacacccaaaaaagatgtccttttcattataggggactggaatacaaaagtaggaggtcaagagctACTTGGAGCAACAggaaaatttgaccttggagtacaaaatgaagcagtcaaagactaacagagttttgccaagagaatgcactggtcatagcaaacaccctcttccaacaacacaagagaagactctatacatgggcatcaccagatggtcaatactgaaatcagattggttattttctttgcagccaaagatggagaagctctatatagtcagcaaaagcaagactgggagctgactgtggctcagatcatgaactccttatttccaaattcagacttaaatttaagaaagaaggggaaaccactataccattcaggtatgacctaagttaaatcccttatgattatacagtgggagtaacaaatagattcaaggaattagatctgatagacagagtgcctgaagaactatagatgcaggtttgtgacactgtacaagaggcagtggtcaagactatccccaagaagaaatgcaaaaaggcaaaatggttgtctgcggaggtcttacaaatagctaagaaaagaagagaaactaaaagcaaaggggaaaaggaaagatatactcactttaatgcagagttccaaagaatatcaaggagaaataagaaagccttcctcagtgatcaatgcaaagaaatagaggaaaataatagaatggaaaagacaagagatctcttcaagaaaatcagagataccaagggaacatttcatgcaaagatgggcacaataaaggacagaaatggtatggacctaacagaagcaaaagatattaagaagaagtggcaagaatacacagaagaactgtacaaaaaagatcttcaggacccagataatcacgatggtgtgatcactcacctagagccagacatcctggaatgcgaagtcaagtgggccttaggaagcatcactatgaacaaagctagtggaggtaatggaattccagctgaactatttaaaatcctaaaagatgatgctgtgaaagtgctgcacttaatatgccagcaaatttggaaaactcagcagtggccccaggactgaaaaaggtcatttttcattccaatcccaaagaatggcaatgccaaaggatgctcaaactatcacacaattgcactcatttcacacactagcaaagtaatgctcaaaattcttcaagccaggtttcaacagtatgtgaaccatgaacttccagatgttcaatctggttttagaaaaggaagaggaaccagagatcaaattgtcaacatccacagtgctcagggctggcgcactgggaagacccagaaggatcggatggggagggaggcaggagggaggattgagatggggagcacatgtaaatccatggctgattcatgtcaatgtatggcaaaaaccactacaatattgtaaagtaattagcctctaattaataaaaataaatgaaaaataaataaaaaatacaaagcaaagaaaaaaaagttgccaacatccattggatcattgaaaaagcaagagagttccagaaaaacatctacttctgctgtattgactatgccaaagcctttgactgtgtggatcacaacaaactgtggaacattcttcaagagatgggaataccagaccacctgagctgcctcttgagaaatctgtatgcaggtcaggaagcaacagttagaactggacatggaacaacagactggttccaaatcgggtaaggagtatgtcaaggcttatattgtcactctgcttatttcacttatatgcagagtacatcattcgaaatgctgggctgtatgaaatacaagctggaatcaagatttctgggaggaatatgacaccatccttatggcagaaagcaaagaagaagcaaagagccttttgatgaaagtgaaagaggagagtgaaaaagttggcttaaaactcaacattcagaaaactaagatcatggcatctggtcccatcacttcatggcaaatagatgggggaacaatggaaacagtgagagactttatttttggaggctccaaaatcactccagatggtgactgcagccatgaaattaaaagatacttgctccttggaagaaaagctatgaccaacctaggcagcatattaaaaagcagagacattactttgccagcaaagtttcgtctagtcaaagctatggtttttccagtagtcatgtatggatgtgagagttggactataaagaaagctgagcactgaattgatgctttttaactgtggtgtgggagaaggctcttgagagtcccttggactgcaaggagatccaaccagtcaatcctaaaggaaatcagtcctgaatattcattggaaaggctgatgctgaagctgaagctccaatactttggccacctgatgtgaagaactgactcattggaaaagacctagatgctgggaaagattgaaggcataaggagaaggggaagacagaagatgagatggttggatggcatcacagacttgatggacatgagttcgagtaagctccgggagttggtgatggatagggagacctggtgtgctgcagtcaatggggtcacaaagagtcagacacaactgagctactgagctgaattgaactgaactaggaATAGGGTCCAGGTTCAAGAATGCTGGGCAATATTTGGGAAGCTGAGGCCTCTTGGAAGTGTCTGGTACTTCAATGACCTTTCCCATTATCCTCTGAAACCTCACTTCCTCCACTTCTAGATGGCTCAGTGACTTCTAGATCAGTAAAAAATGATTTAGCATTGCAACTTTCTCAGATATTACCATGCAAATATATCCTTCAACTCATTTACACCTCACTTAACACTTCTGGGTGAATTTTTCTGTGACTATATCACCAGGACTAACTTAGAACTCCAAATCCTCAACATTTAGAACACTTCTGTGCCAGTTTTTGCTTAAGCACGCCAACCACACAACAAAAATAATTCCCACTGTCAAATTCAATCTCTGTTTGGTAAAAGAGGAAACTGTGGGCTTAAAGGGCTCAGGATGGAGGTGCTGGCAAAAGTAATCAGCAGGAAGAGTGAGAGCACCTGGGAAGGAAATAAGGGACAAGAACTTGGCAGTTCTCAAAGAAAGGGAGGTAGGTGCAGAAAGAAGTTCAAAGAGATGAGAAAGGACATCGAGGGGGAAACCGCTGAGCAGAGCCACAATGTTTCCTAGCAAATTCAATAGAATTGAGTAGTACTAGCCTGGCTTTGGGAAACTGTGTTCAAGACCTAGGCTGGGAGGCCTGCAGTAACTCTTCATCTGCTAAACCACTTCACCTAGAATCAGCCTCAGATTTTCTATCAGTTTCTCTACTTTTAGAAAAATTTGTTGAACTGTAGTGAATTTTTGTGGGTGATATTGAGGTTTGCTGTGTGCCCTATATGATTGAGGTGCTGCCCCATCCAGTTCTGGAAGAAAGATACTGAATAAATCATCCCTCTGTTTGatggagcctgtgctcctgaGATGACTTGTCAGTTGACCTCCCATTGGATGCAGCGAGAAGCAAGGGAAGGACACACAGCAACCAGCCCACCCCTGCCACCTGTTCCTGCTTTGGAGTCCTGGAGTCCTATGTTAGAATAGGGAGGAAGCCGTCCAGTAAATGACCACCATCCTGTTGTCTAGACATCAAGGAAGAAATATGGGCTCAGAGAAGCTGCACGGAAAGGCTATACTTGGATTTCCTGTCAGAGGTAGGGTTCTGTATTTACATAAATAGTAGGATTCTCCAGCAGAAATCTCTCTAATACAGCTTGCTAGAGAGCAGAATTCAGCATGAAGTGAATTCATCCTTAACCTCTTCCCAAAGGGTATTTATTTGACAACAGGAAAGTCAACTTGGCTAATGTGGTATTTCAATGTCAATTTCAGGGTAAAGGCTTTCAGTCTCTTGATACCAGTTCATCTCATCTCTCCCACATATCAATTCCTTAGGACTAACAGCTCATATTTGCATAGTATTGTCCAGAATCAAGGGGAAGTTTGTGGCCTTATAATGAAGATGTCAACTGAGTTACCTAGAATGAAACCACATCCTTAACCTAATTAGTCCAGCATGATAAGAAACTGAACTAAGTCCCCCTGGCAGTCAGAGTAAcaataataattcaaaaagaatccagtactaaaaaataaaaataaaaaagaatccagTACTTCTAGACATTGTTAGGTCACCTGGAGAGTTCTATCCCAGTGAATGGATTTTTGTACTGGAACTGGCTAGGAAGTCATGTGTTTTTTGCATTGTggcttaaataaaatatatcgattattttttaaatgccatagAATTGCTGTCACATGTTGGATACTCCAGGAAATAGAGTCTCTGAGATTTGCATGCTGAAGGTTTATTGGTGAGTGTTCCTAACATTAAGTTGTGAGTTATAAGGGAAGCAGGATTAAGCAGAGGGAGAAATTGATATAAGGAGTGCAAGTCTTCACCCTTACCTCCACCCCCATCGACTGGTCATAAGTCAGCTATGAGCCCTCAGTAGCCAACACTCCCAGCAGTTTAAGATCAAAGGTCTTGATCCTGAAGTGGGACCTAGGTAGTGGTACTCCACATTATCTGCTGCAGTTCCAAGTGTCTCTACATTTACTATTCCATTTTACCTACCAAGTAGCCTGTGAGATAGACAGGGCTAGGCCGGGATCATTCTTCCACACTGATGCACACTAACACATAGGAAAATCTAAGTCCCAGAGTCACCCAATACTTGTCTCTGGCTCCCACCCAGAATGACCTCTGCTCaaaatattgtgttcattttctCTTACAGCTTGAGTTTACCAAATGTAGAATATAAGAACCAAAAAAGATAAGGAAGGCCAAGTAGTCTACCAACTTCactttaaaagtaagaaaatagtTTCAGAGATGGGGATGGTTTCACCCAAATCAAGCTGCAAGTCGGTGGCAGAGCCCAGCCTTTTGACTAGATTCTCTGCACTCACAAGCCAGTTTTCATGACCTCTGATGTACTGGGCATGGTGTACCACATAGAGGCTATAGACATGAGCAGGTTACAGGCCCTGCCCTAGAGGATTTTAGAATCCAGTAGGTTTCTTCAGACCACTTTAATAGTTTCATTGAGACAAGCAGAGTGAAACTTTCTGTTctaagttttctttctcctgttaCTTCACAGAGTCTAAATCCAGAAGAAAATAGCATATGGTTGCTTCAGAATGgctaatttgtattttcttgtgTTCTAAACTGCCATCAACCAGATGCTTATGGCGCTCCATGGAGACATACCCAGATGACTCTTCCATTGACTCTCCCCAACCAAGATTCGCTTCCAAACCAGTGTCATGGTAGAGATTATTAAGAATACAGAtgattctttttctcattctctttaaaCAACTTTACAGTATTTGTGAAACTTCATTCTGTTTCTCAGACACAGAAATCATAGCTGTGTAGGGCACAGGGGGTAGATTTAGGATGATGAAGTCATAGATCTATCCTTCCCAGTGCTATTCCCACCAGTAGGATGAAAGTAAATCACGTCTACctggggcaggcagaggacatttGCCTTTTTATCATTCAGCTCTTGTCACCAGAGTGTCTGAATCAAAATGCATTGTACCTCTCGGGTTCTCACTCTGCAGACCAACTGGTGACAGCTGGTCACTGTCTATAgctccttttctctcccttctgTTGGAGTGGTTAGTCCTCATCACTACTTAATAAATCAAGTAAAACAAGGCAGATCTGATAAAACGTTCTCTCTACCTCCCAAGCTTCTCAGAGAGCTCTCCTCAGGAGTAGAAACTTGTACACGTGCCTTACCTCCAAAAGGAGGCCCCAGAACTGCTAAAACACTCTGAAATACTCATGGGagcatagactttaaaaaaaattagactgcAGGTCAGAAAATAACTTTAATGCCAAGGAAAAAGGATCAGTTCACTTTGTCATTTTCCTTGGTCTGGCTCTGTAGACTCCTCCTTCTTCTGACTTTGAAATGGCAGGGAGGAGCAGGCTGTGTTTCTAGGCTGACTGTCCACATGGGAAAGAGTCTTTCATACTGGCAGCTCCCTCTCAGATCTGGAGGGATGCTAGTGTCCTTTCAATCTGGGAGTAAATGGGAAACAATAATTTATATCTGGTTCATTGCCTCTACTGATGCCATCACCTTCTTCTTTACAGTTGCATCATCATCAGATCCATTGGGACCCAAGGTTGCTTTTAAAGAAcctgcaaaataaatatataatgaggATGTGTGAAGTTATTAGCCATGGTGGGGTAGAGAAAGAAGAGTCTGGGCCTTCAAGAGTATCTCCTTTCTGGTTAAGGAAATAGCGCctgaaaggaggaggaaggagaaggaaggaaccAGGGGAAAAAATGCACCTTCTCTGCTGAGGGGCATCCTTTGCTGTTATTCATGTTGATGTTCTTCATCGAGATAAGAGTGatgctctctttctctccattgACTGTGGAACCGCTGGGGAAGGAAGGGAACATAGGTTTTAGAGAGAAGGAGCCGCAGGGCACTGGGGGTCAAGGAATTGTTGAGGCAGGGTTTTGAAACTTAGACCTTTGTTTTGAGATGCCTTTATTTTGGTGGTAGATTGTCATCAAACGAGTATGTGTTTTGAAGCCCAAAAGACTTGTGTTTAAATCTTAGTTTTATTACCTACTACTTGTGTGACCTGGACCAAGTTAAAACCTCtcctgcgtgctaagttgcttcagtcatatctgactctttgtgaccctgtggagtgtagcccactaggctcctctgtccatgggattctccaggcaaaaatgctggagtgggttgccattttctcctccaggggatcttcctgactcagggatcaaacccacgtctctcatgtctcctgcattgattggtAGGGAGGTTCTTCACCTCTAGCGCCACAACTTCTCCtaagtcttaatttttttaatgtgtaaaatgCAGAAATATCTGCCTTGAAGAACTCTGAGGATTTGAGATATtatagtgcttggcacatacaAGGTGTTCAGAAAGTGGTTCCTTAAATACGTACCCTCTGTTTAAGGAGTATATTAGAATCTgagttcctttgcttttcatgaaGAGGTTAATAAAGACTTAGCCTTGTGGGTAAAGGATTCCTTGGGGGTAAAGTCCATCTCCTCTCATCTGACTGTTTCCttcgtgcgtgtgcgtgtgtgtgtgtgtgtgtgtgtgtgtgtgtgtgtgtaaaaggcAGGAAGCATTGGTTCCCTCTTGGAGTGGAGGAGTAAGAGGTCAGTAGATGATTCTTTCCTTGTACTTCTGACAGTCTTACCTTTCAGAGAGCCCTGAACTCCCAGGTTTCTGAGGATCTGTAAAAACCCAAAGGCACAGGTTGGAGGCCACAGGCTGTAACTCAGAAGCCCAATTGGCCCTTCAAAGGCCACCTAAGTGGACCTCCCCCCATTTCCCATTTCCCCTGTGTGCTATTCCTTCCCTCAATTCTGAGCTGCGTGTCAGGCCTAGAGTCTGGCTGTGGGTCCCTCATCAAAGAGAGGCAAAGGGGGCCCTGAGAGACAGGGCATGTACCTTCAGACTCCTTGTTCTTCTGACACTTAAACCTTAGACTGACCACACTGACCAGGACGATCACCACAACCACTAGGATGGCAATGAAGCTGATGACACCTGAACAGGGAAAAGAACGGGGtgaaggaaagacagaggaagggaCAAAAGAGGCCAACAGGAGTCCAAATTCCCTTCCCAGCCGAGGGCTGTTTATACAGATTCTGGGAGCAAAGTGAATTCCCCTTCACTCCCAAATGAATGCGCTCTCAGCCTGTATACCTGGCCAAAGTGATCTCCACAGCCCACCCCATCCTCTCTTAAGAGCACGGAGTCTAGCAGAGTCCAAAAGAGCTGAGTGGAGGGCCAGTGGAGGCTCCTTCCCCACCAGCATCTTCCTCATCAGCCAACCCTCCTGAAATAAATGGGCTAGATTTGAACTTGTGTTCCCAGACCAGAGTTCAAGTCAGTTCAGGCATGAGCCTCCCCCCACCACTCCCCACCTTCTCCCTCTCACCAAATGCAGCCACAGTGAGCACCGTCTCTGACGTAGGGCTGGGTGGGACAGTGGAGTCTGCTGTCATCCTAAAACTCATGTTGGGTGATGTGGAAGTAACATTGCTAGAGGTGTCTAGAAAGGAGTAGGGAGGGATGGGGGTATCAGTGGAGGGAGTGACTCAGCCTACATGAGAAAGCcagccccctcccacttcccccagGTAGAGGACTGAGGAGAGAACTCCCACACAAGACACCCTCCCACCCTTCAGAACTGGGAGACATGGGATCACGGGAAGAGCACTGCTGGTTGCTCATGTTCCTAGTTCCTAGTTCCTAGGACTTCAGAAAGTTCAGGATGCTTCCCCTCATTATGCTTTTCCCACCACACCCATGGGGCCCAGAGGAGGGCTGCAGAGATAGGGAGCCAGACTGGTCTCCTAAAACAAAACATGGGGAGCCATCTGTGTTTTGCCAAATGTTGAACCGGGAGGAAGGAAGGGCACTGGATGTTTGTCCCCAGGCACTGACCTAACAAGTCAGGCTGCCAGTTAATGGACACAAGTTTCTGATGCTCTTACAATGCAGTACGGTTGCCCATCTCTGCCCAGCTTCAACACATTTACTGCAGGCCTGATTGCAATTCCACGATTTCAGTTCCTTATCttcaccccccgccccaccaaaTAAGGTGGGAAGTATAAAAAAAGTCGAAGAGCAGAGGGCTGGGACAAGGGAAAGGGTCAGGGCGCTCTGCTCT is a window of Muntiacus reevesi chromosome 1, mMunRee1.1, whole genome shotgun sequence DNA encoding:
- the ECSCR gene encoding endothelial cell-specific chemotaxis regulator isoform X1, translating into MGSIGETHLRWAILGFLLLQGAFSSQSSTTQPTSPETSSSTEANSLSPLSDTWTTAASEMPSQISTEAVTLSSSTVAGHLPSSPGLTWSQSQKHTSGLSTDVPSSGRSSNSMSIDTSSNVTSTSPNMSFRMTADSTVPPSPTSETVLTVAAFGVISFIAILVVVVIVLVSVVSLRFKCQKNKESEDPQKPGSSGLSESGSTVNGEKESITLISMKNINMNNSKGCPSAEKVL
- the ECSCR gene encoding endothelial cell-specific chemotaxis regulator isoform X2 is translated as MGSIGETHLRWAILGFLLLQGAFSSQSSTTQPTSPETSSSTEANSLSPLSDTWTTAASEMPSQISTEAVTLSSSTVAGHLPSSPGLTWSQSQKHTSGLNTSSNVTSTSPNMSFRMTADSTVPPSPTSETVLTVAAFGVISFIAILVVVVIVLVSVVSLRFKCQKNKESEDPQKPGSSGLSESGSTVNGEKESITLISMKNINMNNSKGCPSAEKVL